The genomic region TTCACCTGCAGGAAATGACCTAATGTTTGATGAGGATCTTTGTAAGCAGGGTAGTGCCTTTACCAATAAAATTTGGAATGCCTTCCGTTTAGTCAAAGGATGGGAAATTTCAGAAGAGATCGAACAACCGGAAACCGCCAGAATGGCGATCGACTGGTATCATTCTAAATTCCAGAAAACATTAAAAGAAATTGAAGATCACTATTCAAAATACAGGATAAGTGACGCATTGATGTCTACATACAAACTGGTTTGGGATGATTACTGTAGCTGGTTTCTGGAGATGGTGAAGCCGGCTTATGGTGAACCTATGGATGCAAAGACCTATAAGGAAATCATTGCTATCCTTGAAGATAACCTGAAGATCTTACATCCGTTCATGCCGTTCGTGACGGAAGAGATCTGGCAGGAAATAACCGATCGTACTCCTGAACAGGCTTTGATCATTGCGTCCTGGCCCGAAGAGACTGATTTCGATGAGAAGATCATTAGGGAGTTTGCCCATGCCGCTGAGGTGATTGCGGGGGTTAGAAAGATTAGAAAGGATAAGAACATTTCATTTAAGAACGAAATAGATCTAAGTGTCCTTAATAACGAGAATACTTCCAAAACTTTCGATTCTGTGATTGCTAAAATGGGTAATGTAGGTAACATGGAATATGTGGAAACTTCGGTTGATGGAGCTCTTGCGTTCAGGGTAAGATCGAATGAATATTTTATACCTATTGTTGGCGCTATAGATGTAGAAGCTGAAAAAGCTAAGATTCAGGAGGAACTAAGCTATACTGAAGGTTTCCTGAAATCTGTAGATAAGAAACTTTCGAATGAAAGGTTTGTAAATAACGCTCCTGAAAAAGTTGTAGAGATAGAAAAAACCAAAAAAGCCGATGCTGAAGCTAAGATCGAAGCTTTAAAGGCAAGTCTTAAAAGTCTGAGTTAAAATCTCAGATTTACCGAATAAAAAAAGAGGACATTTCGTCCTCTTTTTTTATTCTAAAGTATTTTATTAATCCTTGATTTCGCCTATATGTTCTTCTACCAGGTTTATGTAGCGTTTTTGAGCCTCTTTCTTACTTAAGTCTTTAACCTGAACCAGAGCATTGATCTTGAAAGCATTTCGTAGATCTCCCTGGTCTGTTGGCGGGATATAAAAACCATTCTTCTCGGTAGCTCGCTTATAAAGAGCGTAAAAGTGTAAAAGCACATCTGGCGGGAACTGCTTATGGGTGCTGCTCGCCATATTGTAGGCTTTTAGAAATTTTGAGTTTTCTTGTGCCATCATAATAATTATGAAGCGACATCAGCGATCACACTAACGCCTCCTTTTACTTTTTGGTTAATCTCAACATTCACTTTTGTTCCAACTGGAACAAACACATCCACACGGCTACCAAATTTGATGAATCCGCTGTCGCTTCCCTGAACAACTTCAGCACCTACTTCAGCATAATTTACGATTCTTTTGGCAAGGGCACCAGCAATCTGGCGATACATGATCTCACCTGCAATTTCATTTTTTACCACAACGGTAGTTCTTTCGTTCTCTTCGCTTGACTTTGGATGCCAGGCAACCAGAAATTTCCCGGGATGGTATTTACTAAATGTCACCTTTCCACCAACAGGGTGGCGCGTTACATGTACGTTTATAGGCGACATGAAAATTGAAATTTGCAGTCTTTTATCTTTAAAATATTCCTTTTCGTAAACTTCTTCGATCGCAACTACTTTTCCGTCAACCGGAGCAATAATATGCTTGTTATTATGGTTCGTATCTCTTTTTGGATTTCTGAAAAACTGAACGATCAGAAGAAAAAATACGATAGATACAGCAAAAATAGCAAACTTGATCCAGTATGTATTTATTAAACTGTAGGTTACGATATTTATTGCGATCAAGATGAGCGCAGTTATCGTCATTATTTTGTATCCTTCCTTATGAAACATAATTTAATATATATAAATAGGCATAAACGAACGGGCTTGCAAAGATAATACTATCTAATCTATCAAACAATCCGCCATGTCCCGGCATCAATTTTCCGCTGTCCTTAACTCCTGCCTGTCGTTTAAACTTAGATTGAATAAGGTCCCCTAATGTGCCGAAAATGCTAAGTATAATTGCCATTCCCAGCCAGGACCACATGGTTAAAAAGTGGGTATAATACCAGATTCCGTAACTCATTATAATGCTGAATACTAGGCCACCTACAAAACCTTCGATAGTCTTATTTGGTGATATTTTTTCATATAGTTTCGTTCTACCAAAGTTCTTCCCAATTAAATACGCAAATGTATCATTGGTCCATATAAGAAAAAAGATTCCTATTACCAGTTTCGGAATAAATACTCCTTCTATCGTAGGTATTAGTGTTAGAAAGATCGTGGAAGAAATAAGGTAAAATATGATAATAATGTATTTTTTCTTCTCAAAAACGGGGATCTTCTTGATCACGATAAGGTCTTTTACCAGAAACAGGTTCACAAATATCGTTATGAACAGAAGTAAGATTGTAGCGTCCTGATTAAACTTGAGAAAACTAAAGAGATAAAAAAGCAGGGCCTGTAAAATATAAAGCGCGTAACTTTTTAACCTCAGGAGCTTTTGCATCTCTATAAGGCAAACAAGGCTTAAAAGATAGAAAAGTACTATAAAAATAACCTCGGAAGACAGAATTGAAGCAACCAATATGGATGTATACAACAATCCTGAAACAGCACGAATAATGGTTTCCCTCATAAATTACAGATCTTCCAGTAGAAGCAAATATAGGTTTTTTGTACTACTTCCATAACTCATGAAATCACCCTCTTTTTGAGTTTCAAAATTTTTGATAGTGGTGATATTGGAAGGAATTTGCTGTCTGTTCTTGAATTTAATACCTCGCAAACCTTCACCAATATTGTCTATTAGCTGGCTCGTGGAGGATAATATAATGAAATTTGAAGGAAGTTCGTGAAGTTTTCTTTCTTTGATCTGGTTTGAGGAAATTAAAATGGAGCCATCATTGGCTACAAGGAATTCACAGGTAGATAAATAGAATTCAGCATCTGCCGATTTATTAAATTCCAGGTTGAAACCTTTAAATTTACTTTTTAATTTTTCATCGAAACAACAACATTGCTTCTCATACCAGTCATTTTCCAACAAAATGTTGTCGAAAGCTTCCTGAATTTCTGCTTCATCTACACAGTATAAGAATTTACCGCCGTTATTTTTAAAATTGAGCATAAAACGCTCATCGGTAGGTAGTTTAACCTCCGGCATATATTTCCCTCGGTCAGCTTTCTCAGGGACATCCTGATCCTGGTCTGCTTTCGCTTTGGGATTAAGAAACCTTTTGAATAGATTCATAGGGTTTTGGGTGTGATTCTAACTGTCATTTTATCAAAGTTAAAAAATCTGAAATTAACTAATGTTTAATTTCAGATTTTTTACTTCAACTTCTACACTACTTATTAACCGAATCGTTTTCGGTTAATTTTCCTTCTTCATCAGTATCTTTTCCTTCGGAAGGCTTGGTTTCCTGGCCATTTTCATCCTCTTTGGTAAGTTTGTTCTTTTCCTTAAAAGGTTTGCCTTCTACCTTTTCTTTTTCAAAAGGACGTTTTCCGAAGATCTTTTCAAGGTCATCCTTGAAAATAACTTCCTTGTCCAGAAGAATTTCAGCCAATTGGGTAAGTTTATCCTTATTGTGCTCCAGCAGATCTAAAGCTCTTTTGTATTGCTCTTCAATAAGATTAGAAATCTCCTTATCGATCAATTCTGAAGTTTTCTCACTATAAGGTTTGGTGAAATTGTATTCACTCTGTCCTGAAGAATCATAATAGGTAAGGTTTCCTACAGCATCATTAAGACCATAGATAGTAACCATGGCTCTTGCCTGTTTGGTAACTTTCTCAAGGTCGCTTAAAGCTCCTGTAGAGATCTTATTGAAAATCACTTTCTCTGCGGCACGACCACCAAGGGCGGCACACATTTCGTCCAGCATTTGTTCTGGCCTAACAATTAATCTTTCTTCTGGTAGGTACCATGCAGCTCCAAGAGACTGTCCACGAGGAACAATGGTAACTTTTACCAGAGGTGCGGCATGTTCCAGCATCCAGCTTACGGTTGCGTGACCAGCTTCGTGAAATGCGATGGCTTTCTTTTCAGAAGGAGTAATGATCTTGTTCTTTTTCTCGAGTCCGCCCACAATTCTATCTACGGCGTCAAGGAAATCCTGTTTTCCAACAGCTTTATTCCCTTTCCTGGCAGCGATAAGTGCAGCTTCATTACAAACATTCGCAATATCTGCTCCAGAGAATCCTGGCGTTTGTTTAGCAAGGAATTCAGTATCTAATTCATCTGCCACCTTTTTTAAAGGAGATAAATGAACTTCAAATATCTCTTTTCTTTCGTTCAGGTCTGGAAGATCTACATAAATCTGCCTGTCAAAACGTCCAGCTCTCATTAAGGCTTTATCCAGAACATCAGCACGGTTGGTTGCGGCGATCACGATTACATTCGTGTTCGTTCCAAAACCATCCATTTCTGTCAATAACTGGTTAAGTGTATTCTCACGTTCATCATTAGATCCTGAAAAATTACTTTTTCCTCTGGCTCTACCAATGGCATCGATCTCATCTATAAAAATAATAGATGGTGATTTTTCTTTTGCCTGTTTAAAAAGGTCACGTACTCTGGAAGCACCTACCCCTACAAACATTTCCACGAAATCTGAACCTGACAATGAGAAGAAAGGAACTTTCGCTTCCCCGGCAACGGCTTTCGCTAATAAGGTTTTACCTGTTCCCGGAGGTCCTACTAATAAGGCTCCTTTAGGGATCTTACCACCAAGTGCGGTATATTTTTCTGGTTGTTTCAGGAAGTCTACGATCTCCTGAACTTCTTCTTTTGCACCTTCCAAACCGGCAACGTCTTTAAAAGAAGTTTTTACATCGGTATTCTGGTCGAATAATTTTGCTTTGGACTTTCCAATATTAAAGATCTGACCTCCTGCGCCACCGCCGGCACCAGAGCTCATTTTTCTCATTATGAATATCCAGACACCAATAATCAGAATAAACGGAAGTAAGGCCCAGAAAAGATCTCCCAGGACATCACTTGAAGTATCGTAGGTTACTACGGTGTTTAGATTATTCTCATTCTTGATCTCGTTTATATCGTTCTCAAAATTTTGAAGATCACCGAACTGAAAGCTATAAGTAGGTGTTTCACCAGTAGGTAAAAATTCCTGATCTATATTTTTCTTATGAATATCCTTTTGTTTGGCTTCTTCGGTAAGATATACCCTTGCCTGGTTACGATTGATGATCTCAACCTTTTTTACATCACCACTACGCAGGTACTCCTTGAATTCGGCAGGATTTGTTTTGGCAGGTTCAGAAAAACCTCCGTCACCAAACAAATTCAGGCCTAAAAATATTATAATGATCGCAGCATAAATCCAGTAGGCACTAAATTTAGGTTTTTTGGGATCTAATTTTTTCTTTGGTTTTTGATTCGCCATTCTGTCTTTCTAATGATTTGGATTTAATAACTTGTTTCTATGGAAGTGATTTTTGCATCACCCCATAGGCTTTCAATATCGTAAAATTCCCTGATATGCTTCTGAAATACGTGAACAACAACGTTTACGTAGTCCATTAGCACCCATTCTGCATTTTCACTACCCTCGATATGCCAGGGTTTGTCTTTCAGGCTTTTACTAACTGTTTTTTGTATGGAATTGACTATGGCATTAACCTGTGTATTGGAAGTACCATTGCAGATTATAAAATAATCGCAAACTGTGTTTTCTATTTCTCTAAGGTCCAGGATATCAATATCATTCCCCTTAACTTCCTCTATCCCTTTTATAATATGTGCAATAAGTTGATCGCTGTTTTTTTCCTTTTTTGACATTAAATTAATTTATTTACGCAAATTTATCATTTTTTGCTCTTTTAAAGAGATTGTTTGCAGAAGATTTAACGCCTTATCTCTTATACTTTTATATGCGTATAATCAAAGTTAATGCCATTGATAGTACTAATTCCTTTGTTCGTAAGTTTTACGAGGGTAGTAAGGATTTTGAACCCGTTTGTGTAAGAGCGATCACCCAGACGGCGGGAAGGGGACAGCGTGGATCCAATTGGCTCACAAAAGCAGGGGAGAACCTAACTTTCAGCGTACTGTATCCTCAAAAAAAATTGAATATTTCCAGACATTTTTTGCTTAGCGCAACCATTTCCCTGGCGGTTCTGGAAGGTTTACAGACCCTGAAAATACCGGACCTGAAGGTGAAATGGCCTAACGACATTCTGTCAGCAAAAAAGAAGATAGGTGGCATTCTAATCGAAAACATAGTAAAAACCGAAGGTATAGTAGCCAGTGTAATCGGTATTGGTATTAATGTGAATCAAACAGATTTCGAAGGATTACCCCAGGCAGGCTCCCTAAAAAGTATTACTGGCGATGATTATGATATCGATGAAATTCTGGAAAAGCTGATCCTGAAAATCGAAACAAAACTTGAAGAGCTTCCGGCCAGAAGTAGTACTGAAGTATTAGAGGAATATGCCCAAAAAATGTTCCGGTTGAATATAGTTTCTTCGTTTCTGTCTAATGAAGGGGAAAAATTCAATGGAATTATTCGAGGTGTTACCACTGAAGGTAAATTGAACCTGGAAATAGAGGATGCTGTTTTTAAAACTTATGACCTCAAAGAGATACAGTTGCTTTATTAAATGAAAAAAGCCGGAAAATTTCCGGCTTTTTTTTGAATGGTAAAAAATTAAAGTTTACCAATATTTTCGGTAAGGGCAGTGATGAATTTCTTCAATGGCCCTTTGATCATCATGCTCATCATCGGGTTGAAGTTTCCTTCAAAATCCATATCCACTTCGCTTTTGCCAGCTCCGGCATCAGCAATATGTGTGCTCAGTTTAAATGGGAATTTATCTGATGTTGATCCTAGAACCACTAATTCCGGTTCTTTTGTTTCAACAATTTTCAATCTAATTTCAGGCATTCCTTTAAGCTGAAATAGAAAGGAGTCTTCAGAAATCACTTCAAATTTTTCCTTACTGCTGGGCATTATCTTTTCGTAGTTTTCAACATTGGTCAAAAACGTGTATAATTCCTGTTGGTCCTTTTCGGCGGTTACCTTTGGGCTTTCTAATTTCATGTTTATGGTTTCCAGTTGGCAGGATCTTCTCTCCATTTGCGGAGAATCCCTGCTTCTTCTGTATTGATATAATTGGTATTTTGGGCGGTCTCAATAAGGTTTTCATAGTCGCTAAGCGTATGAAGTTCTATCTCGAGATCTTTAAAATTCTCTACTGAGGTGTCAAAACCATAAGTGAAGATGGCGAACATACCTTTAACATTGGCTCCAGCTTCTTTTAAAGCTTTCACAGCATTTAGGCTGCTGTTTCCAGTGCTTATAAGGTCTTCAATAACCACTACGGTTTGTCCTTCCTCCAGATTACCTTCAATTTGATTCTGTCTGCCATGACCTTTTGGCTCGGGCCTAACATAGGCAAATGGGAGGCTTAAATATTCGGCTACCAGCATACCAATTCCTATGGCACCTGTTGCCACTGCTGCGATCACATCTGGTTTCCCATATTTTTCTTCGATCTGTTTGGCGAAATTCTCCCTTACGTAATTTCTGATCACAGGATATGACAAAATGATCCTGTTATCACAGTATATCGGAGACTTCCAACCGCTTGCCCAAGTAAAAGGTTGTTGTGGTTCTAATTTTATTGCTTTAATTTGCAACAAAAGCTCAGCAGTCTTTTTTGCTGTTTCTTTATTCAAAATCATAGCTGCAAATGTATAAAGTTTTTGTGAATGATATTCCCATAATCGTTTCCACGCAGAAAGAAATTGGGGAAAATTATACATCCTTCCCATTAAAGACGGTTCGTCTAAAAAAAGTAATCAGGAAGATTCTTAAAGGAAAATTAATGTATGTGAATCTCTATCACGCAGATGAGACCAAACTTTTAAAGCTCCTGCTTAAAAAGATGAAAGTCGTTACTGCAGCTGGAGGAATGGTTGTTAATGATAAAAAAGAAATCCTTTTTATTTATAGAAATAACCGCTGGGACCTTCCAAAAGGAAAGACCGAAAAGAATGAAAGTATTGAGGATTCAGCTATTAGAGAGGTAGAGGAGGAGACTGGAGTTCAGGATCTGGAGATCAAACGATTTATAACCAGAACTTATCACGTTTTTAAAAGAAAAGGGAAATTAAAGCTTAAAGAAACCTATTGGTATGAAATGTATACCGAATATGACGGTGATCTTGTACCTGAATTAAGTGAAGGTATCAAAAAGGCCAAATGGAAGAATTTTGAGAAAAGCCAGAAAGCCCTCAAAAAATCTTATGCTAATATTAAAATGTTATTTCCTGAAAAATACTTAGCGGGG from Gramella sp. MT6 harbors:
- a CDS encoding acyl-CoA-binding protein, which gives rise to MMAQENSKFLKAYNMASSTHKQFPPDVLLHFYALYKRATEKNGFYIPPTDQGDLRNAFKINALVQVKDLSKKEAQKRYINLVEEHIGEIKD
- a CDS encoding phosphatidylserine decarboxylase family protein codes for the protein MFHKEGYKIMTITALILIAINIVTYSLINTYWIKFAIFAVSIVFFLLIVQFFRNPKRDTNHNNKHIIAPVDGKVVAIEEVYEKEYFKDKRLQISIFMSPINVHVTRHPVGGKVTFSKYHPGKFLVAWHPKSSEENERTTVVVKNEIAGEIMYRQIAGALAKRIVNYAEVGAEVVQGSDSGFIKFGSRVDVFVPVGTKVNVEINQKVKGGVSVIADVAS
- a CDS encoding phosphatidate cytidylyltransferase, whose product is MRETIIRAVSGLLYTSILVASILSSEVIFIVLFYLLSLVCLIEMQKLLRLKSYALYILQALLFYLFSFLKFNQDATILLLFITIFVNLFLVKDLIVIKKIPVFEKKKYIIIIFYLISSTIFLTLIPTIEGVFIPKLVIGIFFLIWTNDTFAYLIGKNFGRTKLYEKISPNKTIEGFVGGLVFSIIMSYGIWYYTHFLTMWSWLGMAIILSIFGTLGDLIQSKFKRQAGVKDSGKLMPGHGGLFDRLDSIIFASPFVYAYLYILNYVS
- a CDS encoding LUD domain-containing protein; the encoded protein is MNLFKRFLNPKAKADQDQDVPEKADRGKYMPEVKLPTDERFMLNFKNNGGKFLYCVDEAEIQEAFDNILLENDWYEKQCCCFDEKLKSKFKGFNLEFNKSADAEFYLSTCEFLVANDGSILISSNQIKERKLHELPSNFIILSSTSQLIDNIGEGLRGIKFKNRQQIPSNITTIKNFETQKEGDFMSYGSSTKNLYLLLLEDL
- the ftsH gene encoding ATP-dependent zinc metalloprotease FtsH, whose protein sequence is MANQKPKKKLDPKKPKFSAYWIYAAIIIIFLGLNLFGDGGFSEPAKTNPAEFKEYLRSGDVKKVEIINRNQARVYLTEEAKQKDIHKKNIDQEFLPTGETPTYSFQFGDLQNFENDINEIKNENNLNTVVTYDTSSDVLGDLFWALLPFILIIGVWIFIMRKMSSGAGGGAGGQIFNIGKSKAKLFDQNTDVKTSFKDVAGLEGAKEEVQEIVDFLKQPEKYTALGGKIPKGALLVGPPGTGKTLLAKAVAGEAKVPFFSLSGSDFVEMFVGVGASRVRDLFKQAKEKSPSIIFIDEIDAIGRARGKSNFSGSNDERENTLNQLLTEMDGFGTNTNVIVIAATNRADVLDKALMRAGRFDRQIYVDLPDLNERKEIFEVHLSPLKKVADELDTEFLAKQTPGFSGADIANVCNEAALIAARKGNKAVGKQDFLDAVDRIVGGLEKKNKIITPSEKKAIAFHEAGHATVSWMLEHAAPLVKVTIVPRGQSLGAAWYLPEERLIVRPEQMLDEMCAALGGRAAEKVIFNKISTGALSDLEKVTKQARAMVTIYGLNDAVGNLTYYDSSGQSEYNFTKPYSEKTSELIDKEISNLIEEQYKRALDLLEHNKDKLTQLAEILLDKEVIFKDDLEKIFGKRPFEKEKVEGKPFKEKNKLTKEDENGQETKPSEGKDTDEEGKLTENDSVNK
- the rsfS gene encoding ribosome silencing factor, which gives rise to MSKKEKNSDQLIAHIIKGIEEVKGNDIDILDLREIENTVCDYFIICNGTSNTQVNAIVNSIQKTVSKSLKDKPWHIEGSENAEWVLMDYVNVVVHVFQKHIREFYDIESLWGDAKITSIETSY
- a CDS encoding biotin--[acetyl-CoA-carboxylase] ligase, with protein sequence MRIIKVNAIDSTNSFVRKFYEGSKDFEPVCVRAITQTAGRGQRGSNWLTKAGENLTFSVLYPQKKLNISRHFLLSATISLAVLEGLQTLKIPDLKVKWPNDILSAKKKIGGILIENIVKTEGIVASVIGIGINVNQTDFEGLPQAGSLKSITGDDYDIDEILEKLILKIETKLEELPARSSTEVLEEYAQKMFRLNIVSSFLSNEGEKFNGIIRGVTTEGKLNLEIEDAVFKTYDLKEIQLLY
- a CDS encoding SRPBCC family protein, yielding MKLESPKVTAEKDQQELYTFLTNVENYEKIMPSSKEKFEVISEDSFLFQLKGMPEIRLKIVETKEPELVVLGSTSDKFPFKLSTHIADAGAGKSEVDMDFEGNFNPMMSMMIKGPLKKFITALTENIGKL
- the pyrE gene encoding orotate phosphoribosyltransferase, encoding MILNKETAKKTAELLLQIKAIKLEPQQPFTWASGWKSPIYCDNRIILSYPVIRNYVRENFAKQIEEKYGKPDVIAAVATGAIGIGMLVAEYLSLPFAYVRPEPKGHGRQNQIEGNLEEGQTVVVIEDLISTGNSSLNAVKALKEAGANVKGMFAIFTYGFDTSVENFKDLEIELHTLSDYENLIETAQNTNYINTEEAGILRKWREDPANWKP
- a CDS encoding NUDIX domain-containing protein, which codes for MYKVFVNDIPIIVSTQKEIGENYTSFPLKTVRLKKVIRKILKGKLMYVNLYHADETKLLKLLLKKMKVVTAAGGMVVNDKKEILFIYRNNRWDLPKGKTEKNESIEDSAIREVEEETGVQDLEIKRFITRTYHVFKRKGKLKLKETYWYEMYTEYDGDLVPELSEGIKKAKWKNFEKSQKALKKSYANIKMLFPEKYLAGKSEDRVA